The Naumovozyma dairenensis CBS 421 chromosome 1, complete genome genome includes a region encoding these proteins:
- the HOS1 gene encoding histone deacetylase (similar to Saccharomyces cerevisiae HOS1 (YPR068C); ancestral locus Anc_3.362): MTKLIISSSLFQSQISDLLPCNNFKKSQLTYSLLNAMSLLECFDHVITNPYCSQEEMMKFHSKEYINTIMNPRYNNIMPYDEGNESKWNELNEMAKQWYDLNNIEAPEGRSHSRLALYERFKELSVETNRPSHEVSIPTSKKRSAWEALLDESNSTTEEPVNKRAEKENSNDNEKEMIREKLKGYNLEGDCPIFSYLPVYCQVIVGATLSLAKHITAVANERTIAVNWDGGRHHALRNKASGFCYINDIVLLIQQLRSNGYKRITYIDFDLHHGDGVQRSFQYSTSVQTISAHMFEPGFFPCTGSLKESKMGKNIVNIPLLHGVDDMLMNEIVEKVMIPCVKRYDPEILVIQCGGDGLIGDGYAEWQLTIHGLVNNILKLLRIFPGCPVVLLGGGGYNETVMSRFYTYLTWKIVDEYSNKKSLKKPFQAKEERIHDKDRSIKGYQLDDRHTDDILITDHELIEAYREEHYKFWIYEQEGSSKRKNLRNDNGETSEVIKKLRNFYSLDD, from the coding sequence ATGAccaaattaataatttcctcATCTCTCTTCCAATCACAAATTTCAGATTTACTACCATGTAACAACTTCAAAAAATCACAATTGACctattctttattaaatgCAATGAGTTTATTAGAATGTTTTGATCATGTCATAACAAATCCATATTGTTctcaagaagaaatgatgaaatttcacagtaaagaatatatcaaCACCATAATGAATCCACGATATAACAATATTATGCCATATGATGAAGGCAATGAATCCAAATGgaatgaattgaatgagATGGCAAAGCAATGGtatgatttgaataatattgaagCTCCAGAAGGAAGATCCCACTCGAGGCTAGCTCTCTATGAGCGGTTCAAGGAACTTTCAGTCGAAACGAACAGACCATCACATGAAGTTTCTATACCGACAAGTAAGAAACGATCAGCTTGGGAAGCTCTTTTAGATGAGAGTAATAGTACAACTGAAGAGCCTGTTAATAAAAGAGCAGAAAAAGAGAACagtaatgataatgaaaaagaaatgattcGGGAAAAACTTAAAGGTTATAATTTGGAAGGTGATTGCCCTATATTTTCTTACCTACCAGTATATTGTCAAGTAATAGTAGGAGCAACTCTATCATTGGCTAAACATATCACTGCAGTAGCTAATGAAAGAACAATTGCAGTTAATTGGGATGGTGGAAGGCATCATGCTTTGAGAAATAAAGCAAGCGGATTTTGCTATATCAATGATATTGTGTTattaattcaacaattaaGGAGCAATGGGTACAAAAGGATAACGtatattgattttgatcTACATCATGGTGATGGTGTCCAAAGGTCCTTCCAATATTCCACAAGTGTTCAAACCATCTCAGCCCATATGTTTGAACCTGGGTTTTTCCCATGTACTGGATCATTAAAGGAATCTAAAATGGGTAAAAATATCGTTAATATACCATTACTTCATGGCGTTGATGATATGTTAATGAACGAGATAGTGGAAAAAGTCATGATACCTTGCGTGAAAAGGTATGATCCTGAAATATTGGTGATACAATGTGGTGGGGATGGTTTAATTGGAGATGGGTATGCTGAATGGCAATTGACAATTCATGGGCTTGTaaacaatatattaaaaCTCCTAAGGATCTTTCCTGGCTGCCCTGTTGTATTGTTGGGAGGAGGGGGTTATAATGAGACAGTTATGAGTAGATTTTATACATACTTGACTTGGAAGATTGTTGACGAGTACTCTAATAAGAAATCACTTAAGAAACCATTCCAGgcaaaagaagaaagaatacATGACAAAGATCGTAGTATTAAGGGATACCAACTTGATGATAGACATACCGATGACATACTCATTACAGATCATGAACTTATTGAAGCATATAGAGAAGAACATTATAAGTTTTGGATCTATGAGCAAGAAGGAAGCTCCAAAAGGAAAAACCTTCGTAATGATAATGGAGAAACAAGCGAAGTTATTAAAAAACTCCGAAATTTTTATTCACTTGATGATTAA
- the NOT5 gene encoding CCR4-NOT core subunit NOT5 (similar to Saccharomyces cerevisiae NOT5 (YPR072W); ancestral locus Anc_3.370): MSQRKLQQDIDKLLKKVREGLEDFEIIYEKFQSTEPSNSSYREKLEADLKREIKKLQKHREQIKTWLSKDDVKDKTSILMENRRLIENGMERFKAVEKLMKTKQFSKEALTNPDIITDPKELKKRDRLNFIEECLEELQKQLESHEAQDDQEQVERHEFHISNLENILKLVQNGDMEPETVDEYEEDIKYYVENNEDPDFVEYDTIYEDMGCEVDPDASTSIINNATTSAVPEKQDRTPKKVQPIKRVLKSTPNVMLPSPTVSTPVSASPSPAPSSLSNKKQTAESDNTFTKDTKDTKDTKETSSEVTKTIDANTANVEEMKKTTDTEDIDGRLKLKYPPDRTEEIEEIIKHDVENNKAFQNPLFKNELEFWINTKKQLLQPYKEMPNKMVSQLESSLLNCPDSLDADSPYLYQIPLSLPHPTSIFFPNEPIRFVYPFDINTPVENNINNNDNSANAISDTENLNKKHYEDMYSRTSLAKIYTKFDLDTLFFIFYHYQGTYDQFLASRELSKNRDWKYNKVDYCWYYKEIEKLPPGANYNKDEEESWRYFDYKKSWLSRRCGNDFVYKEEDFEKL; this comes from the coding sequence ATGTCTCAAAGAAAACTTCAACAAGATATCGATAAATTACTTAAAAAGGTAAGAGAAGGTTTagaagattttgaaatcatttatgaaaaatttcaatccACTGAAccatcaaattcatcatatagagaaaaattagaagCTGATTTAAAAagagaaattaaaaaattacaaaaacaTAGAGAACAAATTAAAACTTGGCTAAGTAAAGACGATGTTAAAGATAAAACTTCCATCCTAATGGAAAATAGAAGATTGATAGAAAATGGTATGGAAAGGTTCAAAGCTgtagaaaaattaatgaaaacgAAACAATTCTCTAAAGAAGCTTTAACAAATCCGGATATTATTACTGATCcaaaagaattgaaaaaaagagaTCGAttaaattttattgaagaatgtTTAGAGGAATTGCAAAAACAATTGGAATCTCACGAAGCTCAAGATGATCAAGAACAAGTGGAAAGACATGAATTCCATATAtctaatttggaaaatattttgaaattggttCAAAATGGTGATATGGAACCAGAAACTGttgatgaatatgaagaagatattaaatattatgtggaaaataatgaagatcCAGATTTTGTAGAATATGATACAATATACGAGGATATGGGTTGTGAAGTGGATCCTGATGCTTCCACAagtattatcaataatgCTACTACGTCAGCTGTACCTGAAAAACAAGACCGTACACCGAAAAAAGTACAACCAATAAAACGTGTTTTGAAAAGTACACCAAATGTGATGCTTCCATCACCTACTGTTTCTACTCCAGTATCTGCATCTCCATCTCCTGCACCATCTTCCCTTTCAAACAAAAAGCAAACAGCGGAATCGGATAACACGTTTACCAAAGATACCAAAGATACTAAAGATACCAAAGAGACCAGTTCTGAAGTAACAAAGACTATCGATGCTAATACTGCTAATGttgaagaaatgaaaaaaaccACTGATACAGAAGATATCGATGGAAGActgaaattaaaatatccACCTGACAGAACggaagaaattgaagaaattattaagcATGATGTGGAAAACAATAAAGCATTCCAAAATCCTctatttaaaaatgaattggaattttggataaatacaaagaaacaattattacaaCCATATAAGGAAATGCCCAATAAAATGGTTTCGCAATTGGAATCCTCCCTATTAAATTGTCCTGACTCATTGGACGCTGATTCACCATATCTCTATCAAATtccattatcattaccCCATCCAACCTCCATTTTCTTCCCGAATGAACCTATTAGATTTGTGTATCCATTCGATATAAATACTCCTGTAGAAAATAACATTAACAACAATGATAATAGTGCCAATGCAATAAGCGATACagaaaatttgaacaaAAAGCATTATGAAGATATGTATTCAAGAACATCTTTagcaaaaatatatactaaATTTGATCTCGatacattatttttcattttctatcATTACCAAGGAACTTATGATCAATTTTTAGCATCAAGAGAATTATCCAAAAATAGAGATTGGAAATACAACAAGGTAGATTATTGTTGGtattataaagaaattgaaaaactaCCACCAGGAGCTAATTATAacaaagatgaagaagaatcatGGAGATATTTCGATTATAAGAAAAGTTGGCTATCAAGACGTTGCGGTAATGATTTTGtatataaagaagaagatttcGAAAAACTATAG
- the NDAI0A05090 gene encoding uncharacterized protein, translated as MCPLPAHCLASSQVPSVRVRVCVPSSIRDEMHCAEDKYVQKSLAQDTVYSDDQAKAPPELLGKPPPVASLSVLCTRPKESSYIKYVRLISNNVMYVMVHPPSVTAAHFRRPFPGGDLTQPVLQDYPQAKQARNQIRKQTSNFSFPFPFPFPFFFFPFFAPETSVLDFPFVSVSLCHP; from the coding sequence ATGTGTCCACTCCCTGCGCACTGTCTAGCTAGTTCCCAAGTGCCAAGTGTACGTGTGCGTGTCTGCGTACCGTCTTCTATTAGGGACGAAATGCATTGTGCCGAAGATAAATACGTACAAAAGTCACTTGCCCAGGATACCGTATACAGCGATGACCAAGCCAAGGCCCCACCGGAATTGTTAGGCAAGCCCCCCCCCGTAGCTTCCTTGTCTGTTTTATGTACGCGACCGAAAGAGTCCTCGTACATCAAGTACGTAAGACTAATTAGTAATAACGTTATGTACGTAATGGTGCATCCCCCATCAGTCACGGCTGCCCATTTTCGTAGGCCTTTTCCTGGGGGGGATTTAACCCAACCCGTACTGCAAGATTATCCACAAGCAAAACAAGCACGCAACcaaataagaaaacaaacttcgaatttttcctttccttttccttttccttttccttttttcttttttcccTTCTTTGCTCCCGAAACTTCTGTTCTGGATTTCCCTTTTGTCTCCGTCTCGCTCTGCCACCCATGA
- the MED1 gene encoding Med1p (similar to Saccharomyces cerevisiae MED1 (YPR070W); ancestral locus Anc_3.364), whose translation MAVDEFDETIGQMIELFKEYKPGVITIDNITKLCHTLGLESFIDDVDATTLRLSTASKIIVIDIDFNKSDGKVKDVKLVLASNFDNFNYFNDDKDRSSTSTTKNILLNSLTLYQDLQVFHHNLQYLYLLDTFSQIDVDTGASASNDVGTGYSETSLSNNNGSINAAITTGKLDLFKYFTELSHYLKQYFNDNSIDSEIKTNLNDKFGIYIISKDDAEVPIAKLYFEKSNDPQHRLYEYIYSTETKSWINESSESFTCGINLIMELITKNPTDEYNSNIWFPQDFISTELIIQKNNTNVNDSSRSSIPIHNGLKPIILLESLAYNFTNSPYQYDQKIQFMNDFTTNLIPITRFNINNDNLELISEIFNWISWMTKILLTTFQLITKIQELGEDNGNEFFTRGTVRHPSVTALRHRRSSHKNKRPSVTESTMFKDERFQQFNLHEIMAEPVIIEEQDSDVVMEVDENDGPTDININNNNNILENSGDQNDQTNTTSNTAIGIDNLGINLNQEMDIDKPEETNIKKGENTISNTGKDNVTEFIMSEDHVSLGKLYTCSFYDDIKEWDLFVEKLKTFLQ comes from the coding sequence ATGGCAGTTGATGAATTCGATGAAACTATTGGGCAAATGATCGAACTCTTCAAAGAGTATAAACCTGGTGTAATTactattgataatattacaaAACTATGTCACACTTTAGGATTGGAATCGTTTATAGATGACGTGGATGCTACCACGTTAAGATTGTCAACAGCTTCTAAGATCATTGtcattgatattgattttaataaatcagaTGGGAAAGTTAAAGATGTCAAATTAGTTTTGGCTTCTAACTTCgataattttaattatttcaaCGATGATAAAGACAGAAGTTCGacttcaacaacaaaaaacattttattaaattcattgacACTGTACCAAGATCTACAAGTTTTCCATCATAATTTGCAGTACctttatttattggatACATTTTCTCAAATAGACGTTGATACAGGAGCCTCTGCAAGCAATGATGTTGGTACTGGATATAGTGAAACAAGTTTATCGAATAACAATGGTTCTATAAACGCAGCAATAACGACTGGTAAGTTggatcttttcaaatatttcacCGAATTAAGTCATTATCTTAAAcaatattttaatgataacTCAATTGACTCAGAAATAAAAActaatttaaatgataaatttggaatatatatcatCTCTAAAGATGATGCTGAAGTACCTATTGCAAAACtgtattttgaaaaatcaaatgatCCTCAACATCGACTATATGAATACATATATTCAACTGAAACTAAGAGTTGGATTAATGAATCATCAGAAAGTTTTACGTGTGGTATAAATCTTATAATGGaattaataacaaaaaacCCAACAGATGAATACAACAGTAACATATGGTTCCCACAAGATTTCATATCAACAgaattaataatacaaaagaATAACACTAATGTGAATGATTCCTCGCGATCATCAATACCTATACATAACGGATTGAAACCCATAATCTTACTTGAATCACTAGCATATAATTTCACAAATAGTCCATATCAATACGAccaaaaaattcaattcatgAATGACTTCACAACAAATTTAATCCCAATAACAAGGTTTAATATCAACAATGACAACTTGGAACTAATTTCTGAAATCTTCAATTGGATATCTTGGATGACcaagatattattaacCACATTCCAATTGATTACTAAAATACAAGAATTGGGGGAAGACAATGGTAATGAGTTCTTTACCAGGGGAACCGTTAGGCATCCCAGTGTTACAGCATTAAGACATAGACGATCATCgcataaaaataaaagacCGAGCGTAACGGAATCTACGATGTTTAAAGATGAACGATTCCAACAATTTAATTTGCATGAAATTATGGCAGAACCTGTCATTattgaagaacaagatAGCGACGTAGTTATGGaagttgatgaaaatgatggCCCTActgatattaatattaataataataataatatattggAAAATAGTGGTGATCAAAACGATCAAACAAATACCACTAGTAATACTGCTATTGGAATCGATAATCTGGGTATCAATCTTAATCAAGAGATGGATATTGATAAACCAGAGGAAACAAATATTAAGAAGGGGGAGAATACAATTTCCAATACAGGCAAGGACAACGTTACTGAATTTATAATGAGTGAAGATCATGTATCGCTGGGAAAATTGTATACATGCAGTTTCTACGATGATATAAAGGAATGGGatttatttgttgaaaaattgaagacTTTTCTacaataa
- the CYC8 gene encoding transcription regulator CYC8 (similar to Saccharomyces cerevisiae CYC8 (YBR112C); ancestral locus Anc_3.367) — MTATSQNQLQQGKTQQPSPPQLQQPTQQQQQQAQVQAQGQAQAIIQQQQQQPLDPVAQATAETWLSIASLAETVGDADRAAMAYDATLQYNPQSTKALTSLAHLYRSRDMFQRAAELYERALQYNPDLSDVWATLGHCYLMLDDLTRAYNSYQQALYHLTNPNVPKLWHGIGILYDRYGSLDYAEEAFAKVLELDPHFEKANEIYFRLGIIYKHQGKWNQALECFRYILNQPPAPLQEWDIWFQLGSVLESMGEWTGAKEAYEHVLLQNEHHAKVLQQLGCLYGMNNVSFYDPQKALGYLLKSLEVDSQDATTWYHLGRVHMIRNDYTAAYDAFQQAVNRDSRNPIFWCSIGVLYYQISQYRDALDAYTRAIRLNPYISEVWYDLGTLYETCNNQLNDALDAYKQAARLDPENIHIRKRLESLNQQLSNPNQQQQQQQQQQQQQITNNNNNGMIQTQNPPAVGNNPMITNNGENTTINNPNPPVMLQPSLQQNDQSNPLNVRPQSTAMYPTNPLAEQQQQALQQQQQALQQQALQPGTQQYLNQLQQTQSYSPNTAMLGPQQLQTQVPAQQQQQAQQQEQPQLQNENKPAVTGPPLLSQSAILQREQQQQQQQQQQQQQQQQQQQQEQIQEAQQQAQAQAQQQAQAQAQAEAQAQAQAQAHAEQQAQQQKQIQEQVEQHQQYQQQLQETQATKPLQPPSTTTTTTTKENVLPQKRSADGNIQTLVNAAVSSSSEPASSIPIPAQPPASAIATTTIPQIYNTQPTIPPTEDKTIVSQKQPVIISETREEPQSKKSKLNETVSSSTTNMAEKEVTPPPNVIPQPSLNEQPTIRTESPVSHSETKPVAEIQENGTDNNKVIPEVEEAKLIANPTQTQPIVTTSDQSVVNDSTTATTAPSAPPASVIENNKEEVKTPGATDNGSTTVEDNESNIVIKPTAEALEKVQEETRIREEEERERLEGAMKTNDDNNSSAIGAGLNHTSANANNEVKQPLRETVVRQVEEDENYDE; from the coding sequence ATGACGGCCACATCGCAAAATCAATTACAACAGGGTAAAACTCAACAGCCTTCACCTCCACAATTGCAACAGCCCACccaacagcaacaacaacaagctCAAGTGCAAGCACAAGGGCAAGCTCAAGCTATCatccaacaacaacaacaacaaccgTTAGATCCAGTAGCTCAAGCCACTGCAGAAACATGGTTATCAATCGCATCTTTAGCAGAAACTGTAGGTGACGCAGATCGTGCAGCAATGGCCTATGACGCAACATTACAATATAATCCACAATCTACAAAGGCTTTAACCTCCTTAGCTCATCTTTATAGATCAAGAGACATGTTCCAAAGAGCTGCAGAATTATACGAAAGAGCATTACAATATAATCCAGATTTAAGTGACGTTTGGGCTACATTGGGTCATTGTTACTTAATGTTAGATGATTTAACTAGAGCTTATAACTCTTATCAACAAGCTTTATATCATTTGACTAATCCAAACGTTCCTAAATTATGGCATGGGATTGGGATCCTTTATGATAGATATGGTTCATTAGATTATGCAGAGGAGGCATTCGCTAAAGTCTTAGAATTGGATCCTCATTTCGAAAAAGctaatgaaatttatttCAGATTGGGGATCATTTATAAACATCAAGGAAAATGGAATCAAGCTTTAGAATGTTTTAGATATATCTTGAATCAACCTCCTGCTCCATTACAAGAATGGGATATTTGGTTCCAATTAGGTTCTGTATTGGAAAGTATGGGTGAATGGACAGGAGCAAAGGAAGCTTATGAACATGTCCTATTACAAAATGAACATCATGCAAAAGTTTTACAACAATTGGGTTGCTTATATGGTATGAATAATGTTTCATTTTATGATCCACAAAAGGCCCTGGgatatcttttaaaatcTTTAGAAGTAGATTCTCAAGATGCTACTACTTGGTATCATTTGGGTAGAGTTCATATGATTAGAAATGATTACACAGCGGCATATGATGCATTTCAACAAGCTGTTAATAGAGATTCAAGAAACCCAATCTTTTGGTGTTCTATTGGTGTcttatattatcaaatatctCAATATAGAGATGCATTGGATGCATATACAAGAGCTATTAGACTAAATCCTTATATTAGTGAAGTTTGGTACGATTTAGGTACACTTTATGAAACTTGtaataatcaattaaatgatgCATTAGATGCATATAAACAAGCTGCAAGATTAGATCCtgaaaatattcatattagaaaaagattagaatcattaaatcagcaattatcaaatccaaatcagcaacaacaacaacaacaacaacagcagcagcaacaaataacaaacaacaacaataatggGATGATTCAAACTCAAAATCCACCGGCGGTTGGTAATAATCCGATGATAACAAATAACGGTGAAAATACTACCATCAATAATCCAAATCCACCTGTGATGCTACAACCATCTTTACAACAAAATGATCAAAGTAACCCATTGAATGTTAGACCTCAAAGTACCGCTATGTACCCAACTAATCCACTGGCTgaacagcaacaacaagcgttacaacagcaacagcaagcattacaacaacaagcGCTACAACCAGGAACACAACAATACTTGAATCAATTACAACAAACCCAATCTTATTCACCAAACACGGCTATGTTGGGGCCCCAACAGCTACAAACACAGGTACCTGcgcaacaacagcaacaggCACAACAACAGGAACAACCgcaattacaaaatgaaaataaaccTGCTGTAACTGGACCTCCATTACTTTCTCAATCAGCTATTTTACAACgtgaacaacaacaacaacaacaacaacaacaacaacaacaacaacaacaacaacaacaacaacaagaacaaattcAGGAAGCTCAACAGCAAGCTCAAGCACAAGCTCAACAGCAAGCTCAAGCACAAGCTCAAGCAGAAGCTCAAGCTCAAGCTCAAGCTCAGGCACATGCTGAACAGCAGgcacaacaacaaaaacagATTCAAGAACAAGTGGAACAACACCAACAATATCAACAGCAATTACAAGAAACACAAGCTACGAAGCCATTACAACCTCcgtcaacaacaacaacaacaacaacaaaagaaaatgtaTTGCCTCAGAAGAGATCTGCTGATGGTAATATTCAAACATTAGTTAATGCTGCAGTGTCGAGTTCATCAGAACCTGCATCTTCTATCCCAATACCTGCTCAACCACCAGCAAGTGCAatagcaacaacaacaataccacaaatatataatactCAGCCTACGATTCCACCAACTGAAGATAAAACGATTGTTTCACAAAAACAACCAGTAATAATAAGCGAAACACGCGAAGAACCTCAATcgaaaaaatcaaaattgaatgaaactgtttcttcttctactaCTAACATGGCTGAGAAAGAAGTAACTCCACCACCAAATGTTATTCCACAACCATCGTTGAATGAACAACCTACTATTAGAACAGAAAGCCCTGTTTCGCATTCAGAAACGAAACCTGTTGCAGAAATTCAAGAGAATGGTACTGATAACAATAAAGTGATACCTGAAGTTGAAGAAGCGAAACTAATTGCCAATCCTACACAAACCCAACCAATAGTTACGACATCCGACCAAAGTGTTGTTAATGACTCGACAACGGCAACAACAGCACCTTCGGCACCCCCAGCCTCTGTGATAGAGAacaataaagaagaagtgAAGACGCCCGGTGCTACCGATAACGGATCAACAACAGTAGAAGACAATGAATCTAACATAGTTATAAAACCAACAGCTGAAGCATTAGAAAAAgttcaagaagaaacaagaattcgtgaagaagaagaaagagaaagattAGAAGGTGCAATGAAgacaaatgatgataataattcaagtGCTATTGGTGCAGGTTTAAATCATACAAGCGCAAATGCTAACAATGAAGTGAAACAACCATTACGAGAAACTGTAGTTAGACAAGTTGAAGAGGATGAGAATTATGATGAATAA
- the CMD1 gene encoding calmodulin (similar to Saccharomyces cerevisiae CMD1 (YBR109C); ancestral locus Anc_3.360): MNSLGLQPTEEEVTDLMNEVDIDGNHQIEFNEFISLMSRQSKSNDSEQELLEAFKVFDKNGDGHISADELKYVLNSLNEKWTDSEVDAMIKEVGGDTGEIDIQQFASLLSK; encoded by the coding sequence ATGAACTCTTTAGGATTACAACCTACTGAAGAAGAGGTGACCGATCTAATGAATGAAGTTGATATAGATGGTaatcatcaaattgaattcaatgaatttatatcattaatGTCAAGACAATCGAAATCAAATGATTCGGAACAAGAGTTATTGGAAGCTTTTAAAGTATTTGATAAGAATGGTGATGGACATATCTCCGCTGATGAATTGAAGTATGTTTTGAATTCacttaatgaaaaatggaCAGATAGCGAAGTGGATGCTATGATTAAAGAAGTTGGTGGTGACACCGGTGAAATTGATATTCAACAATTTGCATCGTTGTTGTctaaataa